One Artemia franciscana chromosome 7, ASM3288406v1, whole genome shotgun sequence DNA segment encodes these proteins:
- the LOC136029717 gene encoding uncharacterized protein LOC136029717 encodes MVIHVDSNNTAEKLLSLNSICDQNVSIELHEKISRGVIKGIPKYLSEEEIIESVYSTVTVKSAKRMKRFNRESKILEDSLSVLITFCGNTLPPKVTCFGREREVKEYNRKVLQCFKCQKYGHTAKYCKAEHSTCLQCSNQHTSKDCPLKLEDAQSRASKYRCINCKGNHSSTSLTCPERLKNQQILNVAKKYQVGYKRASAVHKTYAQALHKEAYKKNTSTHSTLNHTFDAIIKETKREIMTKMAISLVFSEDFIKFDNFSLSQKIQKVCSFLINLNIGEVDAVQVNSECTRK; translated from the coding sequence atggtCATACATGTAGATTCCAACAATACAGCAGAGAAACTATTATCATTAAACTCAATTTGTGACCAGAATGTATCAATTGAACTACATGAAAAAATCTCTCGAGGTGTCATCAAAGGCATACCAAAATACTTATCTGAAGAGGAAATTATTGAAAGTGTTTACTCTACAGTGACTGTAAAATCTGCAAAAAGAATGAAACGTTTCAATAGAGAATCCAAAATCTTAGAGGATAGTTTGTCAGTACTAATTACATTTTGTGGCAACACTCTACCCCCAAAAGTTACTTGCTTTGGAAGAGAAAGAGAAGTTAAGGAATATAACAGAAAAGTTTTACAGTGTTTCAAATGTCAAAAATATGGTCACACTGCTAAGTATTGTAAAGCAGAACATTCTACATGCCTGCAATGCTCTAATCAACATACATCCAAGGATTGCCCATTGAAACTTGAGGATGCCCAGAGCAGGGCTTCTAAATATAGGTGTATTAATTGTAAGGGAAATCATTCATCAACTTCTCTAACCTGCCCTGAAAGactgaaaaatcagcaaatacTAAATGTTGCTAAAAAATACCAAGTAGGGTATAAAAGAGCCTCTGCTGTACACAAAACTTATGCACAAGCCTTACACAAAGAAGCCTATAAGAAAAACACCTCAACCCACTCAACATTGAACCATACTTTTGATGCAATTATTAAAGagacaaaaagagaaattatgacTAAAATGGCCATTTCATTGGTGTTTTCTGAAGACTtcataaaatttgacaattttagtCTATCTCAAAAAATCCAAAAGGTATGCTCCTttttgataaacctaaatattGGTGAAGTAGATGCTGTCCAAGTCAATTCAGAATGTACAAGAAAATGA